From a region of the Chlorocebus sabaeus isolate Y175 chromosome 23, mChlSab1.0.hap1, whole genome shotgun sequence genome:
- the GIN1 gene encoding gypsy retrotransposon integrase-like protein 1 isoform X2 — protein MGPFHTSNRSHVYAIIMTDLFTKWVVILPLSDVSASEVSKAIINIFFLYGPPQKIIMDQRDEFIQQINIELYRLFGIKQIVISHTSGTVSPMESTPSTIKAFLSKHCADHPNNWDDHLSAVSFAFNVTHLEPTKNTPYFQMFSRNPYMPETSGSLHDVDGDNTSMFAKILDAIKEADEIMENKTTSLGQMENNNLDELNKSKIIVKKKPKQLNPFHLKVGHEVLRQRKNWWKDGRFQSEWVGPCVIDYITESGCAVLRDNTGVRLKRPIKMSHLKPYVRESSEQESLYLLQGSVVADHDYIGLPEVPVGAYQANILVEDATIGIVDNELLTSSKDRELLEYRNTKISPLIDDHSTLEKQTFSLLDSSNQVLEYLS, from the exons ATGGGACCTTTTCATACAAGCAACAGAAGTCATGTATATGCTATAATCATGACAGATTTGTTCACCAAATGGGTTGTGATTTTGCCTCTATCTGATGTTTCAGCATCAGAAGTTTCTAAAGCTattatcaatatatttttcttatatggacctcctcagaaaataataatggaCCAAAGAGATGAATTCATTCAACAG atcAATATTGAACTGTACAGATTGTTTGGCATAAAGCAGATTGTAATTTCTCACACCTCTGGAACTGTTAGTCCAATGGAAAGTACACCTAGCACAATCAAAGCATTTCTCTCCAAACACTGTGCTGACCACCCAAACAACTGGGATGATCACCTATCAGCTGTTTCATTTGCCTTCAATGTAACTCACTTG gaacctactaaaaatacaccatattttcaaatgtttagtcGAAATCCTTATATGCCTGAGACTTCAGGTAGTCTTCATGATGTGGATGGTGATAATACAAGTATGTTTGCCAAAATTCTAGATGCAATTAAAGAAGCTGATGAAATAATGGAGAATAAGACAACTTCACTGGGCCAG ATGGAGAACAACAATTTGGATGAACTAAATAAAAGCAAGATCATTGTtaaaaagaaacccaaacaaTTAAATCCATTTCATTTAAAAGTGGGTCATGAAGttttaagacaaaggaaaaattgGTGGAAGGATGGTCGTTTTCAATCTGAATGGGTTGGTCCTTGTGTCATAGACTATATTACAGAAAGTGGATGTGCTGTCCTGAGAGACAATACTGGGGTTAGACTGAAAAGACCTATCAAAATGTCGCACCTTAAGCCCTACGTAAGAGAATCCAGTGAACAAG aaagTCTTTATCTCTTGCAAGGATCAGTAGTGGCTGATCATGACTACATTGGATTACCTGAAGTTCCGGTTGGAGCATATCAAGCAAATATTCTGGTGGAAGATGCAACTATTGGTATAGTTGATAATGAATTACTGACATCAAGCAAGGATCGTGAACTATTAGAATATAGAAATACGAAAATCTCTCCATTGATAGATGATCATAGTACTCTTGAAAAGCAGACTTTCAGTCTGTTGGACTCTTCAAACCAGGTTCTTGAATACTTAAGTTAG
- the GIN1 gene encoding gypsy retrotransposon integrase-like protein 1 isoform X1 has product MVRSGKNGDLHLKQIAYYKRTGEYHPTTLPSERSGIRRAAKKFVFKEKKLFYVGKDRKQNRLVIVSEEEKKKVLRECHENDSGAHHGISRTLTLVESNYYWTSVTNDVKQWVYACQHCQVAKNTVIVAPKQHLLKVENPWSLVTVDLMGPFHTSNRSHVYAIIMTDLFTKWVVILPLSDVSASEVSKAIINIFFLYGPPQKIIMDQRDEFIQQINIELYRLFGIKQIVISHTSGTVSPMESTPSTIKAFLSKHCADHPNNWDDHLSAVSFAFNVTHLEPTKNTPYFQMFSRNPYMPETSGSLHDVDGDNTSMFAKILDAIKEADEIMENKTTSLGQMENNNLDELNKSKIIVKKKPKQLNPFHLKVGHEVLRQRKNWWKDGRFQSEWVGPCVIDYITESGCAVLRDNTGVRLKRPIKMSHLKPYVRESSEQESLYLLQGSVVADHDYIGLPEVPVGAYQANILVEDATIGIVDNELLTSSKDRELLEYRNTKISPLIDDHSTLEKQTFSLLDSSNQVLEYLS; this is encoded by the exons ATGGTCCGTAGTGGAAAAAATGGTGACCTTCATCTTAAACAGATTGCATATTACAAACGAACTGGTGAATATCATCCAACTACACTGCCAAGTGAGCGAAGTGGTATAAGAAGAGCAGCAAAAAAATTTGTCTTCAAAG AAAAAAAGCTGTTTTATGttggaaaagacagaaaacaaaatcgTTTGGTAATTGtttcagaagaggaaaagaagaaagtcttAAGAGAATGCCATGAAAATGACAGTGGAGCTCATCATGGTATATCCAGGACCCTCACTCTGGTAGAATCCAATTATTATTGGACATCTGTGACCAATGATGTCAAACAGTGG GTATATGCTTGTCAGCATTGCCAAGTGGCAAAGAATACAGTTATTGTAGCACCGAAACAGCACCTTCTCAAGGTGGAAAATCCATGGAGTTTAGTTACTGTTGATCTTATGGGACCTTTTCATACAAGCAACAGAAGTCATGTATATGCTATAATCATGACAGATTTGTTCACCAAATGGGTTGTGATTTTGCCTCTATCTGATGTTTCAGCATCAGAAGTTTCTAAAGCTattatcaatatatttttcttatatggacctcctcagaaaataataatggaCCAAAGAGATGAATTCATTCAACAG atcAATATTGAACTGTACAGATTGTTTGGCATAAAGCAGATTGTAATTTCTCACACCTCTGGAACTGTTAGTCCAATGGAAAGTACACCTAGCACAATCAAAGCATTTCTCTCCAAACACTGTGCTGACCACCCAAACAACTGGGATGATCACCTATCAGCTGTTTCATTTGCCTTCAATGTAACTCACTTG gaacctactaaaaatacaccatattttcaaatgtttagtcGAAATCCTTATATGCCTGAGACTTCAGGTAGTCTTCATGATGTGGATGGTGATAATACAAGTATGTTTGCCAAAATTCTAGATGCAATTAAAGAAGCTGATGAAATAATGGAGAATAAGACAACTTCACTGGGCCAG ATGGAGAACAACAATTTGGATGAACTAAATAAAAGCAAGATCATTGTtaaaaagaaacccaaacaaTTAAATCCATTTCATTTAAAAGTGGGTCATGAAGttttaagacaaaggaaaaattgGTGGAAGGATGGTCGTTTTCAATCTGAATGGGTTGGTCCTTGTGTCATAGACTATATTACAGAAAGTGGATGTGCTGTCCTGAGAGACAATACTGGGGTTAGACTGAAAAGACCTATCAAAATGTCGCACCTTAAGCCCTACGTAAGAGAATCCAGTGAACAAG aaagTCTTTATCTCTTGCAAGGATCAGTAGTGGCTGATCATGACTACATTGGATTACCTGAAGTTCCGGTTGGAGCATATCAAGCAAATATTCTGGTGGAAGATGCAACTATTGGTATAGTTGATAATGAATTACTGACATCAAGCAAGGATCGTGAACTATTAGAATATAGAAATACGAAAATCTCTCCATTGATAGATGATCATAGTACTCTTGAAAAGCAGACTTTCAGTCTGTTGGACTCTTCAAACCAGGTTCTTGAATACTTAAGTTAG